A DNA window from Rhodomicrobium lacus contains the following coding sequences:
- the adh gene encoding aldehyde dehydrogenase translates to MLYAAPGTPGAIVTFKERYDNFIGGEWRAPLGGQYFESITPITGKPFAQVARSQAEDIELALDAAHAAAERWGHTSVAERALVLNRIADRMEQNLEKLAYAESVDNGKPIRETLAADIPLAIDHFRYFASCIRAQEGTLGQVDETTVAYHFHEPLGVVGQIIPWNFPILMAAWKLAPAIAAGNCVVLKPAEQTPVGILVLAEIIGDLLPKGVLNIVNGFGLEAGKPLASSPRIAKIAFTGETSTGRLIMQYASQNLIPVTLELGGKSPNIFFDDVAAADDEFFDKAIEGFVMFALNQGEVCTCPSRALVQESLRDRFIDRALARVASIKQGNPLDTDTMIGAQASQEQLDKILSYIDIGKQEGAQCLIGGERAHLGGELDAGFYVRPTVFEGNNSMRIFQEEIFGPVVALTTFKDEAEALHLANDTVYGLGAGVWTRDGNRAYRFGRGIKAGRVWTNCYHLYPAHAAFGGYKQSGIGRETHHMMLDHYQQTKNLLVSYSPKALGFF, encoded by the coding sequence ATGCTTTATGCCGCGCCCGGCACGCCCGGAGCCATCGTCACCTTCAAGGAGCGCTACGACAATTTCATCGGCGGCGAATGGCGCGCGCCGCTCGGCGGCCAGTATTTCGAAAGCATCACGCCGATCACCGGCAAGCCCTTCGCTCAGGTCGCCCGTTCGCAGGCCGAAGACATCGAACTCGCGCTCGATGCCGCACACGCTGCCGCGGAGAGATGGGGCCATACCTCCGTTGCCGAGCGCGCGCTCGTTCTGAACCGCATCGCCGACCGCATGGAGCAGAACCTCGAAAAGCTGGCCTATGCCGAAAGCGTCGACAACGGCAAGCCGATCCGCGAAACCCTCGCCGCCGACATTCCGCTCGCCATCGATCACTTCCGCTATTTCGCGTCGTGCATCCGCGCACAGGAAGGTACGCTCGGCCAGGTGGATGAGACGACCGTCGCCTATCACTTCCATGAACCGCTCGGCGTCGTCGGCCAGATCATCCCGTGGAACTTCCCCATCCTGATGGCCGCGTGGAAGCTCGCGCCCGCGATCGCCGCCGGCAACTGCGTCGTGCTGAAGCCCGCCGAACAGACGCCCGTCGGCATTCTTGTCCTCGCTGAAATCATCGGCGACCTGCTGCCGAAGGGTGTGCTCAACATCGTGAACGGCTTCGGCCTCGAAGCAGGCAAGCCGCTGGCGTCGAGCCCGCGCATCGCCAAGATCGCGTTCACGGGCGAGACGTCCACCGGCCGCCTCATCATGCAGTACGCCAGCCAGAACCTCATCCCGGTCACGCTCGAACTTGGCGGCAAGTCTCCGAACATCTTTTTCGACGACGTCGCCGCCGCCGATGACGAGTTCTTCGACAAGGCCATCGAGGGCTTCGTGATGTTCGCGCTGAACCAGGGCGAAGTCTGCACCTGCCCCAGCCGCGCCCTTGTGCAGGAAAGTCTGCGCGACCGGTTCATCGATCGCGCGCTTGCTCGCGTCGCCTCCATCAAGCAGGGCAATCCGCTCGACACCGACACGATGATCGGCGCGCAAGCCTCGCAGGAGCAACTCGACAAGATCCTGTCCTATATCGACATCGGCAAGCAGGAAGGTGCGCAATGCCTTATCGGCGGCGAGCGCGCTCATCTTGGCGGCGAACTCGACGCGGGCTTCTACGTCCGGCCGACCGTGTTCGAGGGCAACAACAGCATGCGCATCTTCCAGGAGGAGATCTTCGGCCCGGTCGTGGCCCTGACCACATTCAAGGACGAGGCGGAGGCGTTGCATCTTGCCAACGACACCGTCTACGGCCTCGGCGCGGGCGTCTGGACGCGCGACGGCAACCGCGCCTACCGCTTCGGACGCGGCATCAAGGCGGGCCGCGTGTGGACGAACTGCTATCATCTCTACCCGGCGCACGCGGCGTTCGGCGGTTACAAGCAGTCCGGCATCGGCCGCGAAACCCATCACATGATGCTCGACCACTATCAGCAGACGAAGAACCTGCTCGTCAGCTACAGCCCCAAGGCGCTCGGCTTCTTCTGA
- a CDS encoding cache domain-containing protein, with the protein MRRQSSAILAIVGVLASANVAAETVEEIAGRQVFHRCQACHSIDPGKLGFGPNLHGIVGRPAASLPTFVYSDGLKASGLVWNEETLRKWISDNTKLVPGTRMRHVAITDRAEQDYLLAYLKAQSDNMGPAQAQVLLDRAVALLEREGPQRAFAAFNDRNNGGFIARELYVFVFDMKGRYMASGANPALTGTDALSMQDAEGKELVREMINIAQSAGSGEVDYVWLNRAENKVEHKRSFIRRVGDYIVGVGYYLN; encoded by the coding sequence ATGAGACGTCAAAGCAGTGCGATTCTGGCGATCGTCGGCGTTCTCGCATCCGCGAATGTCGCGGCGGAAACGGTAGAGGAAATCGCCGGACGGCAGGTGTTTCACCGCTGCCAGGCTTGTCATTCAATTGATCCGGGCAAGCTCGGCTTCGGGCCGAATTTGCACGGAATTGTGGGGCGGCCGGCCGCGTCGCTCCCGACATTCGTTTATTCCGACGGCTTGAAGGCATCCGGCCTGGTCTGGAACGAGGAAACGCTGAGGAAATGGATATCCGACAACACGAAACTCGTTCCGGGCACCCGGATGCGCCATGTCGCAATCACCGACCGGGCGGAGCAGGATTACCTGCTGGCATATCTGAAGGCACAGTCCGACAATATGGGGCCTGCACAGGCTCAGGTTCTTCTCGATCGCGCTGTCGCCCTGCTTGAGCGCGAAGGACCGCAACGGGCCTTCGCTGCCTTCAATGACCGGAACAACGGCGGCTTCATCGCTCGTGAACTCTACGTCTTTGTCTTCGACATGAAGGGGCGATACATGGCCTCGGGGGCAAATCCGGCGCTGACCGGCACGGATGCACTTTCGATGCAAGACGCCGAGGGCAAGGAACTGGTTCGCGAGATGATCAATATCGCCCAGTCAGCAGGGTCAGGCGAGGTGGATTACGTCTGGCTCAATCGTGCCGAGAACAAGGTGGAGCACAAGCGTTCGTTCATCCGCCGAGTAGGCGATTACATCGTAGGCGTCGGCTACTATCTCAACTGA
- the pedF gene encoding cytochrome c-550 PedF has product MKTLKTILSGAALLLAAATGTALAHGDMAPQPVDTKDLPKLGEAWLPENPYRGNTKAIEIGAAAFNQNCARCHGLGAVSGGIAPDLRYLPTGLDGDEWFLTRIRGGSTRDGRVYMPKFEGILSQEAMWSIRAWLETVHEE; this is encoded by the coding sequence ATGAAAACGCTGAAGACGATCCTGAGCGGCGCCGCCCTTCTTCTCGCGGCCGCGACAGGCACAGCACTAGCGCATGGAGACATGGCTCCTCAGCCAGTCGACACCAAGGACCTGCCAAAACTCGGCGAGGCGTGGCTGCCGGAAAATCCCTATCGCGGCAATACGAAAGCCATCGAGATCGGCGCCGCCGCCTTCAATCAGAACTGCGCCCGCTGCCATGGTCTTGGAGCGGTTTCAGGGGGTATTGCCCCGGACTTGCGCTACCTTCCTACCGGGCTGGACGGCGATGAGTGGTTTCTGACCCGTATTCGCGGTGGCTCGACCCGCGATGGCCGCGTTTATATGCCGAAATTCGAGGGTATCCTCAGTCAGGAAGCCATGTGGAGCATCCGGGCATGGCTGGAGACGGTTCACGAGGAGTAG